The sequence CTCCATGCTCAGACTGGGTTCCATGGCTGATGTGATATTAACGTAAAGGTTTATGCCATGGCACCACAGCACAACTGTATGGGAAAGAACATATCTGTCTTACCTATGCCTGTTTGTAACTACCATGAACAATCTCCATCTTTCATTAAGAACTAGCCTGTAATAagccaaatttttaaaagcatcaatTCTAAGAATTTTCCGAAGATCATAAACTCACAAGAGAGCTGGAACAGTAACATGTTCCAGGAAAAGGaaacaattctgaaaaattgcAGCTTCTTcttttccagcttttttttttttttttaatatataaaatcacCCAAGCATTTGGCAGTGTCAGGACTGCATGAGTCATATCCTTGCTAACTGGAATACTTAAGTAAGCTTGTTCAGCATTAGGTATGTTTGTAAAGAAGTGAATAAATAGtaattggaaaagaaaaacatagattttttaaaaacatttttcttctccCACCATTCTCTAGTGACCTGACCTGAAATAACTGCATTTATGTCACTGCACTGATATGTTTGATATCTTTAGACTGAATAACCTATTGGGATTCACTAAAAAAGACCCCTGCTGCATTGGTTAGAAAATTCCAAAATTAGATCACTCTACCGTATTTCCATATGAAAACTGCAATTGTTAGAGGTAGGCAAAGTTCATAAAGTTTAAGGTCTCAGTGGCAGCTGGGTATGTACACTCAGAAAGACAGAACCTGGCATTCAAAATTTCTGAGATGAAATACAATATAAAATCACCTTTAATATAATTGCCTAAAATCTTCTTTTGTATATAGTATTACAtttagaatggattttttttagcaGAATAGTTCAGTCATAAACCTCTAAACAGTAGAGGAAAAGagcacaaatcatgagcaaatcTTTTCATAAAAAAATGTAATTGGTATTAAATCATTTAGCAGTGTTTTGCTTTAAGAAAAACCCAGGGTGAGAAGACTATGTAATTACTCTGAATATGTAAAAATTTATTCTTTCAagctttaatatttaaaaaaaataaccattggtagaaaaacaaacaaacaaagtttcTTTTCAGAAGGCTAATCTGACTCAATCATACTTTACACACTGTGAGTAGCCTCTTGGTTATCCTCAGTTTTCTACAGCTTCATTTTCCTACAAATGGATTTGCAAAGTTCAGTGGATCTAATTTTGTTCACTTGTCAGATCATTtagtttttcttctctttttcttatttggtattttcttatttttttctttttcagctacCTCCATTTTGGTTTTACTCATTTTGTGGGTGATGAAATGTCTTTGAGCTACTATTCTCAAAAACATGTGTGTTCATGTTAGTACATATATGTAAATTAAAAGTGAGCTATTTTTGATTGTGCATTATAATTAAGAATATAAAGGAAAGAAATTTGGCTAAATGGAAAAAGACCGGATCAGTGGAATCAAAAATCCCAAAttaactgaagtcaaagggagtttccattgatgtcaatgggctttgaataAAAACCTTATCCAAAGAATTCCAGATTTATCCCAGGTGGCGAGACCACAGTACTCTAGTACCATAGGGAGGAGGAAACAGAGAATTTACAGTATTTGTCATGCATTCAGTGCAAACCCACTGAAGACAACAAGATTGCACACAGTGTATGTCAGCACAGAATTGGTCTCAAAGTTCTTACCTTGCCCGCAATGCCATATCTTAAGTATTTTGTATTATTCATTATGCTGTTTAATTTATGGATCCAGTTTTGCTTTCAAATTTGTACACACAAGGACTACACTGTGAGATAATGATCTTCCCTAAATAAGGGCAGCACATTATTACATGccctttatgcatcccaggaaaAAAGATTGTGACTCAGACACAGTTCCCCTTCTTGTTTTCCTGCTGCTCTGGGTAGAGAGTAAACTGCCCCAGGTGTAGACCAGTATAAGGTATGCTGCCCCATGTGCTGGGGAGATTGGAGCTGAGATTCTGcctgttccccaccccatcctgtcCCCATATTCCATGAGGAAGTAAGCAGCAGCCCCATGGAACCTACTTTCATGTCTGTGCTGCTACCTGATGTTATTTGCCAGCAGAGAGATGTAAGGAGGCACCTTGGGCTCCTTTAGGCCTCTGTGCTGCACCAGCTGGGGTAAAATTTGGTGCTAAataacttcagtgagagttgccTAGGTTAATTTAGTATAAATGTTGGGTCCTACAAGAACAATGGGGTCAAAGTTAAAGGTTACTGTGAATATCTTACCTTTTGCAATTcctaacatttttaattttaaaagtgtaaCCTTAATTTTTGTGTATTTAATTCTAACCTCACAAAAATGTAACATACTTCCAATTGAGCGGAATTTAAAATATGGGGAAGATTAAGGAAGTGAAGGGCACAAAATAGCTTTTTTGTATATCcacttttaatgaaaaaaatactgTATGAATAGAAATGGAAGTATAACAAAGGATTTTCAATTGATTTAGGAAAATACAGTGATAAGTAGAGCAAggaaaaacagacattttaacTCTCAGTTATTCATATATCACTGAACTGTTTAGTACCTACCCACAGTCATTTCTGTTCCAAAACAgtctacaaaataaaaacaaaatatatggtACTTTTACTGAAGTATTCTCCATTAACAACCATAAAGTCTTATTTATTCACCACTGTAGTGTCCATACATTACTTTTCCATTTCTTGCATGCCAAAAAGtacaaatgaattttaaaaagaaaagaatttctAGCCAAGTATACGGCGGTGGAAAGAAAACTTTATCTGTTTCTTCACAATTTAATAACTTGAAAATGATTGCTAGCAATATAATTCTTTGATGAAAATGATTGGTTAGTGCTATTTTAATGaaagtacttttttaaaaaaaagtgcaatCTTTTAGACTTTATAAAACAACCTAAAATTGACATTATCAACATGCCAGATACCTGGAGCATAATCTTGAGCCAGAGCCAGATTAGATTTAGGACAATTTCCAAACATTTTAggcatgaaaaaaataaaaacaaaaaagaaaactaaactaaaatagaAGCACATGAGTGTGTTCCAGTGTTCCATATATTAACACTGCCCCTGCTGTATGTCTTAGTATGGTCCAACTCCCAACATAGAGACTATTTATATCAGTTTGTAGTGTGTCCATATCTTCTTAAATTGGAAGAAATATCTTTAGAAAAGAAACCTGATCTACTAGAACATATAATGGGGCTAGATTAGCTTCAATTATGTTACTTGAAATAAAATATCCATTATATAATGGATAAAATATCCATTATATTAAGCTACCGGCTGGCAAGCATTAAATCAAATATAGACTTTTATATATTCTGTATTTCTAGTGAAGTGTTACAACagaacctttttttaaaacctcttggCCAGCACAGAACAAATACTGGATTTGACTGCCTCTTATTGGTTAGTTGAGAGTTATGAAGAGCCCTGTCTCTTTTGGTATTGTATTCTAAGCTTTTCCAGTTGCTCTGCACACTGCATCTGAGCCAGTTTCAATGTCCGATTCTCCTCTGTCAGTTCTGCATACTCCTTAGCCAGCTGAGCAGCATCCATGCTCTCCTTTTCTGCCTGTTCCAGCCTGGCAATCAGCTCCTTTCTGAGGATTAAGAAAACAGGAAGATAAAAGTTGAAGTATGTATGTGCCATTACCCAGGGTACGCTTTTGAGCATCACCTGTGGTCTTGGTCCCTAGGAAAGACAACGCTGTAaggttttcgcaaaaagaaaaggagtacttgtggcaccttagagactaaccaatttatttgagcataagctttcgtgagctacaactcacttcatcggatgcacccccgtagctcacgaaagcttatgctcaaataaattggttagtctctaaggtgtcacaagtactccttttctttttgcgaatacatggctgttactctgaaaactgtaaggTTTTGTGTTGATTATAGAAAACTTTTAATGCTGTTGCAGTACCAGATGTATATCCCATGCCTAGAACTGATGATATACTGGACATTTTAAGCAATGATAAATATCTCAATTCTTTTGATTTAACTCAAAGTTATTGGCAGAACCCTTTGGATGAGgatgcacagaaaaaaatctgctttcatCACTGATATAAGACTCTATAATGTTACCAGTTGGTTTAATTAATGCTGGAGCCACCTTCCAGAGGCTGTTAAACCAAGTGTTAAATGGTTTACAGAACTTTGCAAGAGCATGCGTGGATGACGTTGCAGTATTTAGCGACACTTGGGCTGATCACGAAGAACACTTGGAACTGTGCTGTCAAAAGTCAAAGAGGCAGGCGTAACTATAAAAGCCTCTGTAAAACTGAAGTAGCCAGAGTTCCTTATTTGGGACACTGGGTAGGGGGAGGTCAAACATCCCTATGCTTTGAAAGTTGAAGCTATTGTAAATTGGCATGTATCCCAAACCAAAAAATAAGTCCAATCTTTCGTAGGTCTGGTAAACTACTACAGACAGTTTGTGTGGGGGTCCAGTGACATTGTCTCTGCCATCACAGATTTATGTAAAAAGACCAAGCTAAACAAAGCCTTTTGGATGAAAGCCGTGCCAGGAAGGATTTGATAAGGTAAAGAACATTTGGTCTGAAAAGTCTGTTCTGGCTAGCCctgattttgacaaaatgtttaAACTGTGTACAGATGCATCAGACATTGGTCTGGGTTCTGTGATGATGCAAACAGGGGAGAATAACATGAACCATGCAATTGCTTTCTTAAGCAAAAAATTTACACCAAATGAATAGAATTAGTCTGTCACAGAAGAGGAATGCTATGCTATAGTGTGGGCAATTAATCAACTACCCTGTTCAATTGAAAATTCAGGGTCTTAACAGATCATTAGCCAttgattaggctaaacaaacctAAAGGCTCAAATTCCACGCTTCTACACTGGAGCCTCTTACTTCAGGAATTTGATATGGAAATTGAGCACATAAAGGGAAAAGACAACATGGCAGCAGGTGCCCTGTCCAGGAAAGAGGGGCCTGACCAACTGCCTCTGGGTAGCCAGTGGCTAATCCTCCTACAGCTTTGTAAGGGGGAGGTGTGATGGGCTGTACCCCAATGTTCATCCCTTTTATAGCTCACAGggctatgataaattttgtacacaGTATACcctgtgaagtatcatttgaaaactcataatttgctgatcattattgttctggtaaaatatgtatgaaaacattgtatgtaaagttataagattctactgtatgacattactaaggccttgtctacactacacagttgtGTTGACAAAAGGCAAGTTTCATTGACAAAACAGTGGACGTGTACACACAACAATTCTCCCCCTGCCGATTTAATTCTTCTACTGCTACAcagacataataaaaccaccttgatgagTGGCACAGCTTTTTGAGACAAAGTTAGagtgacacagtgtcagtgtagacactgtgcttgCTTATGTTGCCCTAAGGGGActccaggtggtgtcccacaatgcccatcatgaccgCTTTGATAAGCAGTTTCTActgtgctgccctgcagccaggtacacaggcatgcatcccccccccccttaaagccctgggaatttttgaaattccacttcctgtttgctcggcatgGACAGCTCACATtacatcttcccagctgatcaTGCTGGCTTTCCGCAGCAAACATGCTCCCATCTGGAGTACACAGGAGTTGCTGGATTGGTTGGGTctgtgggaagaggaggctgtgcagttgcAGCTCCAATCCAGACATAGGAACTTTGATACCTATGAgcagattgcttgtggcatggaTGAGAAGGGgtacacagcagtgccatgctaagatcaaggagctgaggcagatgtaCCAGAAATCAAGGGAGGCCAACCGTCACTCTAGTGTGGCACCAAAAACATGTCACTTCTACAAGAAGCTGCACGCCATACTCGGTggcaaccccaccaccaccaccaagaacCCCATGGATATTCTGGGGGGACTAGAGGCTGCAGCCAGTGGAGTCATTCCCAAGGACTAAGTGGTGGACAAGGAGGTCAagttggaggatgatgtggaaCAGGCAACAGGCTTGTCCTGTGGCATGGAGAGGTGAAATTGAAAGGTGACATGCAAAACTAACCAAaggaaacagattaaaaaaaaaaccacacacatcaattttgaattgtttctttccatggtaCACAACAGGGCAGGCACCacagattcctgttcagatttgcagctcatgaaatactgcaggatcagcctcTTTTTGTTCATAAAGCTCATCACAAGCCAGGTGATCAGTcaaggatccatgctttcaggcaaGTGCAGTTGAAAAATGGCGTGAAATGCAGTGAGAAGTCCTTGGAATCATGGAACAGAGAAAATTGCATCATGGGGCGGTAAACCTGCCCCTATGATGCACTgtgatccattcccagaactcctAGTGGGAGAAGTTGGCaatttgcacagtgggatagctatccacagtgcactgctctctctctcagtgctagagcaccaactgtggacatGCTCCGCTGACAGAAAGAGcgttgtgtgaacatgcacaagtgatgtaattacagCAGTTTATGATCGTTGATGTAACTTAAatcgacttaactctgtagtgcagacatggcctaagacACGTTCCAAGTCCAACTAGGGGCTCGCTGGCATAGTCCGTTCCCTTAACTCACCAACCAGTTCAACCCCTTGCTTCAGGAAGAGTTTACTTTAAAAGTTGCCTTGTCCTTTTCATCATCCTGCTTCCCACAGATTAAGTAACTTTTTAAGCATTTATAGCCCTGTGAGCAATTAGCTCCCAGTCTGGGCAAAACAATGCTTGCAACTTGTAGGATCATCAAAGCTGACAACTTTGCCCGCTGTCTTTCAAATCTGTACTCTATGCCCTTATCTGGGGCCACTGTCTTCTTTCTCTTTGTTCTTCCCTCAGCATCCTTTTAAGGTACCTCAATTTATTCATACAGGAAAATCTTATAGCCTAATATGGAATAACTTCTCCTTGCTAACCAGATCATATTCTTTGTTAAAAAGCAGAATGCTATTGATTGATTCTTTCCTCTTTTCTTATCCTATTAAGTTGAAGAGAACATTTCTTACTAGGCTGCtatcaacaggaattttgcctgCCTAAGGACTGCAAGATCAAGTGCAAATGAGTAGTAGCTAAAAAATTGTATGGGTTATGCAATCCATTTAAGAGGAATAAGTTTGTATTAATTTAACTGTATTAATAATTTAGTTACATGAAACTTCCTTTCCAGGATTTTCATCACTGGGGCCAGCTGAGGTCTTCCTCAGAATGTCTTCCCACTTATTCCACTGGGTGCAATGCTGGACTGAAGGCTTGAGCTTTTTCAGGCTACCACTTCCTAACTTATGAATGTTCCAGGTAAATTACTTCAGATTTATTCTTCATTACTTTTCTTATACTTATGCAGTTACATGAAACAGAGATAGAATAAAGTAAGCAATCAGTAACCAGAATCTTAAATCACTGCTTTTCAGCACAGCTTTTAAAGGTAAAGGCTTTTAAATCCATGACaaattttaggggaaaaataTTAGTACTCATGAAAATCAGACACCAACAATACTTAGCTGGAATCAAGCCAGGGGCAGTGCAGGCAGACACTATACAAACTTGTACAAATCTGTAAATGAATATCAATCCTGACTTGCAAAACCTGGATCAAAAGAGACTTTGAGCAACCACTTTTCCCAACTTGCTCTACAGACAGAGCCCATAGAGTATAACCCCTTCCTGGGTTTGGCTTtat is a genomic window of Natator depressus isolate rNatDep1 chromosome 1, rNatDep2.hap1, whole genome shotgun sequence containing:
- the MAP3K7CL gene encoding MAP3K7 C-terminal-like protein isoform X6; translation: MEVFKQHCQIAEEYHEVKKEIALLEERKKELIARLEQAEKESMDAAQLAKEYAELTEENRTLKLAQMQCAEQLEKLRIQYQKRQGSS